In Rhodovulum sulfidophilum DSM 1374, the following are encoded in one genomic region:
- a CDS encoding sulfite exporter TauE/SafE family protein, protein MIFGIDIYLFLAAVGVALVAGVVKGAVGFALPMILISGLSSFLPAELALAGLVLATLLTNLAQALRQGGAAAWASVMRYRLLIGCVVLAICVSAPLVPVLSDRVLYLLIGVPITIFTVSQLAGRHLILPARHRGRAEIAMGLTGGFFGGISGVWGPPVIAYLLSFNTEKTEMIRVQGVVFLIGSVMLLFAHLGSGVLNAQSLPFSAALVLPAAIGMWAGLRLQDRLDPVRFRRATLVVLAVAGLNLIRKGLMG, encoded by the coding sequence ATGATATTTGGTATAGATATATATCTGTTTCTGGCAGCCGTCGGGGTCGCGCTTGTCGCGGGGGTCGTCAAGGGCGCTGTCGGCTTCGCCCTGCCGATGATCCTGATTTCGGGCCTGTCGAGCTTTCTGCCGGCCGAGCTGGCGCTGGCCGGGCTGGTTCTGGCGACGCTGCTGACCAATCTCGCCCAGGCGCTCCGGCAGGGAGGGGCGGCGGCCTGGGCATCGGTGATGCGCTACCGGTTGCTGATCGGCTGCGTCGTGCTGGCGATCTGCGTCAGCGCCCCGCTGGTTCCGGTCCTGTCCGACCGGGTGCTGTATTTGCTGATCGGGGTTCCGATCACGATCTTCACGGTCTCGCAGCTGGCCGGGCGGCATCTGATCCTGCCTGCCCGCCACCGGGGCAGGGCCGAGATCGCGATGGGGCTGACCGGCGGGTTCTTCGGCGGCATCTCGGGGGTCTGGGGGCCGCCGGTGATCGCCTATCTGTTGTCCTTCAACACCGAAAAGACGGAGATGATCCGCGTGCAGGGGGTGGTGTTCCTGATCGGGTCCGTGATGTTGCTGTTTGCGCATCTGGGCTCGGGCGTCCTGAATGCGCAAAGCCTGCCCTTCTCGGCGGCGCTGGTTCTGCCTGCCGCCATTGGCATGTGGGCCGGGCTGCGCCTGCAGGACCGGCTCGACCCGGTCCGGTTCCGCCGCGCCACGCTGGTGGTGCTGGCGGTGGCGGGGCTGAACCTGATCCGGAAGGGGCTGATGGGCTGA